In Chloroflexota bacterium, a single window of DNA contains:
- a CDS encoding S1 RNA-binding domain-containing protein codes for MDELDSSQRPGPPSAEPEADQELMDLLASTPPRFRTLRRGEVVEGVVVQITRDEILVDIGTKAEAVIPASEAGVPPGELESAATVGEPIVAMVVEPEDREGHALLSLARAQSERGWRNLQHASEQGETVEGEVVDYNRGGLIVRVDGLRGFVPLSQVVDLRQAAPDEAVEARLERMKNRVLALKVIEINRRRNRLILSERAAEQERRSRQRDHLIEELHEGQVRTGRVSSICDFGAFVDLGGADGLVHLTELSWTPVSHPSQVVQTGDTVDVLVLGVDRENKKIALSLKRLRSEPWQDIAEKYHVGQTVTARVTKLATFGAFAEIEPGLEGLIHISELSNERIQHPKDVVHEGEIVPVKIIRIEPDRRRLGLSLRQARAEAEEAEVAGLPMVYGASETEEAREAGGWMGGARVIRSDHNGASDDAGGNEHRQGKGEG; via the coding sequence ATGGACGAGCTTGATTCGTCCCAACGACCAGGGCCACCGTCTGCCGAACCAGAAGCCGACCAGGAGCTCATGGACCTTCTGGCGTCTACCCCACCACGGTTTCGCACGTTGCGGCGCGGCGAGGTTGTGGAGGGGGTCGTCGTCCAGATCACCCGCGACGAGATTCTCGTCGACATCGGCACGAAAGCTGAAGCGGTCATTCCCGCGTCAGAAGCCGGTGTCCCCCCCGGAGAGCTCGAAAGCGCCGCGACGGTCGGCGAACCCATCGTGGCCATGGTCGTCGAGCCGGAGGACCGCGAAGGCCACGCGCTCCTCTCCCTCGCGCGCGCCCAGTCGGAGCGGGGCTGGCGCAACCTCCAGCACGCCTCCGAACAGGGGGAGACGGTCGAGGGCGAAGTCGTGGACTACAACCGCGGCGGTTTGATCGTCCGGGTCGATGGACTCCGTGGATTCGTTCCGCTCTCGCAAGTCGTGGACCTCCGCCAGGCAGCGCCTGACGAAGCCGTGGAGGCGCGGCTTGAGCGAATGAAGAACCGCGTGCTGGCCCTGAAGGTCATCGAGATTAACCGCCGACGGAATCGACTCATCCTGTCCGAGCGCGCGGCCGAGCAGGAACGGCGGTCGAGGCAGCGGGACCACCTTATCGAAGAGCTGCACGAGGGGCAGGTGCGGACAGGGCGGGTGAGCAGCATCTGCGACTTCGGGGCGTTCGTCGACCTGGGCGGCGCGGACGGGCTGGTGCACCTCACCGAGCTGTCGTGGACGCCGGTGAGCCATCCGAGCCAGGTGGTGCAAACAGGAGACACCGTCGACGTGCTGGTCCTGGGTGTCGACCGCGAGAACAAGAAGATTGCCTTGAGCCTGAAACGGCTGCGCAGTGAGCCATGGCAGGACATCGCCGAGAAGTACCACGTCGGCCAGACGGTCACAGCGCGCGTCACGAAGCTGGCAACGTTCGGAGCTTTCGCCGAGATCGAGCCCGGGCTCGAGGGTCTCATCCACATCTCAGAGTTGTCCAACGAACGGATCCAGCACCCGAAGGATGTCGTACACGAGGGAGAGATCGTTCCGGTCAAGATTATCCGCATTGAGCCCGACCGGCGCCGCCTGGGTCTCAGCCTACGACAGGCTCGGGCGGAGGCGGAAGAGGCTGAGGTGGCCGGGCTGCCGATGGTGTATGGTGCTTCTGAGACCGAGGAAGCGCGCGAGGCAGGTGGATGGATGGGCGGCGCCAGAGTGATTCGAAGCGACCACAACGGCGCCTCGGATGACGCTGGTGGCAATGAGCATCGCCAGGGGAAGGGTGAAGGGTAG
- the recR gene encoding recombination mediator RecR: MHGPVRPVARLIDAFARLPGIGPKSAQRLTYFLLRAPSDVSVELAEALAELRSSVTFCSVCFNIADADPCAICSDPARDRSTVCVVEEPLDVLALERTRGFRGVYHVLHGALSPMEGIGPEDLKVAQLMSRIREETVAEVILATNPNVEGDTTAQYLTHLIRPFGVRVSRIARGLPIGGDLEYADEVTLAQALENRRPVP, from the coding sequence ATGCACGGTCCAGTCCGACCGGTCGCGCGCCTCATCGATGCCTTCGCCCGCCTTCCAGGAATCGGGCCGAAATCTGCCCAGCGATTGACGTACTTCCTGCTGCGGGCGCCCTCCGACGTGTCCGTTGAGCTCGCGGAAGCGCTGGCGGAGCTTCGGAGCTCCGTCACGTTCTGCTCCGTCTGTTTCAACATCGCGGATGCCGACCCGTGCGCCATCTGTTCCGACCCTGCACGAGACCGGTCGACTGTCTGCGTCGTGGAGGAGCCGCTCGACGTGCTGGCTCTGGAACGGACCCGCGGCTTTCGCGGCGTCTACCACGTCCTCCACGGGGCCCTGTCGCCAATGGAAGGCATCGGCCCGGAAGACCTGAAAGTCGCGCAGCTCATGAGCCGAATCCGCGAGGAAACAGTAGCCGAGGTGATTCTCGCGACGAATCCGAACGTGGAGGGAGACACGACTGCCCAATATCTGACGCATCTGATTCGTCCGTTCGGCGTGCGCGTGAGCCGGATTGCGCGCGGCCTGCCGATTGGCGGTGATCTCGAGTATGCCGACGAGGTAACGCTGGCGCAGGCGCTCGAAAACCGCCGGCCAGTGCCATAA
- a CDS encoding YbaB/EbfC family nucleoid-associated protein has product MFNQNLMRQMQSRLVKLQEELAAETVEASAGGGVVKATASGQQKLISVEIDPSVIDADDVEMLQDLVVVAVNDALGKAQELAAKRLSGLTGGMKIPGLF; this is encoded by the coding sequence ATGTTCAACCAGAATCTCATGCGGCAGATGCAGAGCCGACTGGTTAAGCTGCAGGAGGAGCTCGCCGCGGAGACGGTGGAGGCAAGCGCTGGCGGCGGGGTTGTGAAAGCGACTGCCTCGGGCCAACAAAAGCTCATTTCTGTCGAGATCGATCCGTCCGTTATCGACGCGGACGACGTTGAAATGCTCCAGGATCTGGTCGTGGTCGCGGTCAACGACGCGCTGGGAAAGGCCCAGGAGTTGGCCGCCAAGCGTTTGTCGGGTTTGACCGGGGGAATGAAAATACCCGGGCTCTTTTGA
- the dnaX gene encoding DNA polymerase III subunit gamma/tau has product MTDLTELTRPEPVRAMYLRWRPKFFREVVGQEAVVRTLRNAVARSAVAHGYLLCGPRGTGKTTLARILFKALNCAQPLDGEPCGECHSCVTCDAGRAIDLTEIDAASNRGIDDIRALRERVRFAPAEASWKVYIVDEAHQLTAPAWDAFLKTLEEPPPHTVFVLATTAAHKVPATIVSRCQRFDLGRIPQPIIADQLARVAVMEGIALERGVAERVARLADGGLRDALGMLEQVAVFGGSPVTLEAARRVLGLVRGDAIRSFLDGLAYGDTRRALEVLEGIAEEGADLHQFLNEVLFELRCALLMRAGAESALLMDLGSEERDWLREITGRWAPGHIAEILTRFADAETAGANERQLLVRLELAAAALAIQKEPTVAPAGGGSPSLAAPSLATKTSMETPPATPIAAEVGPAPLAAKPERATAGEPHHVHEGGADYADPLPHQNHSGAVAEPASPPAPSLAAVQARWSSLLDRFQGNLFAKTLVARLTPSQLDNGVVVLEGKLTAIDRQRLEASARKHVEEMLLEEFKTPLSVRIAESAPNPREGAETDNDSIAEYASKLFGGRLLEISPDPQSMGALQE; this is encoded by the coding sequence ATGACAGATCTTACGGAGCTGACGCGCCCGGAGCCTGTGCGGGCTATGTACCTCCGATGGCGACCAAAATTCTTCCGAGAGGTCGTTGGGCAGGAGGCCGTGGTTCGGACGCTCAGGAACGCCGTGGCCCGGTCGGCCGTTGCGCACGGATACCTGCTCTGTGGACCGCGGGGAACGGGAAAGACCACGCTCGCGCGCATCTTGTTCAAAGCGCTCAATTGCGCACAGCCGCTCGACGGGGAGCCATGTGGTGAATGCCACTCGTGTGTCACGTGCGACGCGGGGCGCGCGATCGATCTGACCGAGATCGACGCGGCGTCCAACCGCGGGATCGACGACATTCGCGCCTTGCGCGAGCGGGTGCGATTCGCGCCGGCGGAGGCGAGCTGGAAGGTCTACATCGTCGATGAGGCGCACCAGCTCACGGCGCCCGCGTGGGATGCGTTTCTCAAGACACTCGAGGAGCCGCCACCGCACACCGTATTCGTGCTGGCGACGACTGCCGCCCACAAGGTCCCCGCCACGATCGTCTCGCGCTGTCAGCGGTTTGACCTCGGGAGGATCCCGCAGCCCATCATCGCCGACCAGCTGGCGCGGGTCGCGGTGATGGAGGGGATCGCGCTCGAGCGTGGGGTGGCGGAGCGCGTGGCTCGGCTGGCGGACGGCGGCCTGCGCGACGCGCTGGGCATGCTCGAACAGGTCGCGGTGTTTGGGGGAAGCCCGGTGACCCTCGAGGCGGCGCGCCGCGTGCTCGGCCTCGTGCGCGGCGACGCAATTCGCTCGTTCCTCGACGGGCTCGCGTATGGCGACACGCGCAGGGCGCTGGAGGTCCTCGAGGGGATTGCCGAGGAGGGGGCCGATCTCCACCAGTTCCTCAACGAGGTCCTTTTTGAGCTACGCTGCGCCCTGCTTATGCGCGCGGGCGCGGAATCGGCGCTCCTGATGGACCTCGGTTCGGAGGAGCGGGATTGGCTCCGCGAGATCACCGGCCGATGGGCCCCCGGTCACATCGCGGAGATCCTGACGCGCTTCGCCGACGCCGAGACCGCCGGCGCGAACGAGCGCCAGCTCCTTGTCCGGTTGGAGCTGGCGGCGGCGGCCCTTGCCATTCAAAAGGAACCGACGGTCGCGCCCGCTGGGGGTGGATCGCCGAGCCTGGCCGCACCCAGCCTCGCGACCAAGACGTCGATGGAGACCCCACCGGCGACCCCCATCGCCGCCGAGGTGGGGCCGGCGCCGTTGGCCGCCAAGCCGGAGCGGGCCACGGCCGGTGAGCCCCACCATGTGCACGAAGGCGGCGCCGACTATGCGGACCCCTTGCCGCATCAGAACCATTCCGGAGCGGTGGCGGAGCCAGCATCGCCACCCGCGCCGTCCCTGGCGGCGGTCCAGGCTCGGTGGTCCAGCCTCCTCGATCGCTTTCAGGGGAACCTGTTCGCCAAGACGCTCGTGGCGCGCCTCACGCCAAGTCAGCTCGACAACGGCGTCGTGGTGCTGGAAGGAAAACTCACCGCGATCGATCGGCAACGGCTGGAAGCGAGCGCACGAAAGCACGTCGAGGAGATGCTGCTCGAGGAGTTCAAGACACCCCTATCGGTGCGCATTGCTGAATCCGCGCCGAATCCCCGCGAGGGGGCTGAGACGGACAATGATTCGATCGCGGAGTACGCCTCAAAGTTGTTCGGGGGCCGCTTGCTCGAGATTTCACCCGACCCTCAGTCAATGGGCGCGCTTCAGGAATAG
- the recO gene encoding DNA repair protein RecO — translation MRTRLTSTDAVPLKRMDFGEADRIITMLTPGMGKLRVLAKGVRRTTSRMSGHLEPFVHTHVLLARGRDLAVVTQASMTDPFWRLRSDVIATSHAYHLVELIDAFLEDHDAHPEVFTLLLGALQALDDGAIAPQLVARHFELHLLDAVGFRPELSICLGCNDSIQPVQNGYSAVRGGVFCPSCAGSEVSTIPISVDALKLLRYLQRTPRADQIALQSVGEAGSPAERLLRAHIEHVSERRLRAAEFVRVVAETAAGYRA, via the coding sequence GTGCGCACCCGACTCACGTCGACCGACGCGGTGCCTCTGAAGCGCATGGACTTCGGCGAAGCTGACCGCATCATCACCATGTTGACTCCGGGAATGGGAAAGCTTCGGGTGCTGGCGAAGGGCGTCCGGCGCACCACCAGCCGAATGTCCGGGCACCTCGAGCCATTTGTGCATACCCATGTGCTGCTGGCGCGGGGGCGAGACCTCGCGGTGGTCACGCAGGCGTCGATGACCGATCCGTTCTGGCGGTTGCGAAGCGACGTCATCGCTACGTCGCATGCATACCACCTGGTCGAGCTGATCGACGCGTTTCTCGAGGACCACGACGCGCATCCGGAGGTGTTTACGCTGCTTCTGGGCGCGCTGCAGGCCCTCGACGATGGCGCTATCGCCCCGCAACTCGTGGCTCGCCACTTCGAGCTGCACTTGCTCGACGCGGTGGGGTTTCGCCCGGAGCTCTCGATCTGCCTGGGGTGCAATGATTCGATTCAGCCAGTCCAGAACGGGTACTCAGCGGTTCGGGGCGGCGTCTTTTGCCCGAGCTGCGCCGGGAGCGAAGTGTCCACGATCCCCATATCTGTCGACGCGCTGAAGCTGCTGCGGTATCTCCAGCGGACGCCGCGCGCCGACCAGATCGCACTGCAATCCGTGGGCGAGGCCGGAAGCCCCGCAGAACGCCTCCTCCGCGCGCACATCGAGCACGTCTCGGAGCGGAGACTCCGCGCGGCCGAGTTCGTGCGGGTGGTGGCCGAAACGGCCGCGGGGTACCGAGCATGA
- the rimM gene encoding ribosome maturation factor RimM (Essential for efficient processing of 16S rRNA): MTRSLVSGRAARSAVPNGDSGPDEDTGYLTIARVTGPHGIHGEVRCAILTDFPDRFRTTRQVFLGDRKTPRSVERWRLVRGAVILKLSDVETRADAERLQGSHLFVPLDDAVRLDADSYFWYQIIGLDVRTVDGEALGKVVDILETGSNDVYVVRSADGQVLIPAIHEVVRSIDVDAGVMTVRLLDGLR; encoded by the coding sequence GTGACGCGCAGCCTGGTTTCAGGAAGGGCCGCGCGCAGCGCGGTCCCAAACGGGGATTCCGGTCCCGACGAAGACACCGGGTACCTCACCATTGCACGCGTCACCGGACCGCACGGTATCCACGGTGAAGTGCGTTGCGCGATTCTCACCGACTTCCCCGATCGTTTTCGAACGACGCGGCAGGTGTTTCTCGGAGACCGGAAGACCCCGCGATCGGTCGAGCGCTGGCGACTCGTACGGGGGGCGGTAATCCTGAAGCTCTCGGATGTCGAGACGCGTGCGGACGCGGAACGTCTTCAGGGGTCGCACCTGTTCGTACCGCTCGACGACGCCGTTCGGCTCGACGCCGACTCCTACTTCTGGTATCAGATCATCGGCCTCGACGTCCGCACGGTCGACGGTGAGGCCCTCGGCAAGGTTGTGGACATCCTCGAGACCGGCAGCAACGACGTCTACGTGGTTCGCTCCGCCGATGGGCAGGTGCTGATTCCAGCGATCCATGAAGTCGTTCGGTCCATCGACGTGGACGCCGGAGTGATGACGGTGCGGCTCCTCGATGGGTTGCGGTGA
- a CDS encoding KH domain-containing protein: protein MQPSPQPSNSNREFIEFVARLLARNPDDVQVTETVEDNVVAYHLSLAPEDVGRVIGREGRIVRAIRSLLRSAAVRQGVRVSLEVG from the coding sequence ATGCAGCCGAGCCCGCAGCCGAGTAACTCGAACCGAGAGTTCATCGAATTCGTGGCCCGTCTCCTCGCGCGCAATCCCGACGACGTGCAGGTCACCGAGACCGTGGAAGACAACGTTGTCGCCTACCATCTGAGCCTTGCGCCAGAGGACGTTGGACGGGTGATTGGCCGCGAGGGACGAATCGTCCGAGCGATCCGTTCTCTCCTCCGTTCAGCGGCTGTGCGCCAGGGCGTTCGCGTATCCCTCGAAGTGGGCTGA
- the rpsP gene encoding 30S ribosomal protein S16, protein MLRIRLRRTGAKKQPRYRVVVADSRAPRDGAFIENIGYYDPLTEPSTVHIDRESALDWLAKGARPSERVERLFRREGIVEISTEPTPEHADAAEPAAE, encoded by the coding sequence ATGCTGCGAATACGGCTGCGTCGGACGGGCGCAAAGAAACAGCCGCGGTATCGCGTCGTCGTCGCGGATTCGCGGGCGCCACGTGACGGCGCATTTATCGAAAATATTGGGTACTACGATCCTCTGACGGAACCGAGTACCGTGCACATCGATCGCGAGAGCGCGCTCGACTGGCTCGCCAAGGGAGCGAGGCCGTCGGAGCGCGTCGAGCGCCTCTTCCGCCGAGAGGGCATCGTCGAAATCTCGACCGAGCCAACGCCGGAGCACGCGGATGCAGCCGAGCCCGCAGCCGAGTAA
- a CDS encoding site-2 protease family protein, with translation MARTYDIASVRGISIRIHVSAAIAFALLVLVLAAVYFPAMLPRERVPTYWSVGFISTLFLFLSTLAHELGHSLVARLRGVPVESITFVMFGGSSDIRSERERPLDELLIALSGPIVSLVLAGLAAGARTTIPNPSQPLLLFLESVLLLNIWLGVFNLVPTLPLDGGRALRGFLWQQLGDYRRATRGAGMVGQIIAGGLLATGIILFILSLDTARNPVPAILGYDTRGVAFLAIVVAWFLNSSARSAYRQLVLQGRFAGVKVSDLMLSQPPTVAPWTRLDEIMSTHFVPNGERAVAVVRDGDVLAGLVAYSDIARVSRTDWPTRAAGEVMTPLSQLVTVAPNDSVETAIRHMAEKHLNQLPVVVDGKLVGIIARVHVLQFLDLKERR, from the coding sequence GTGGCGAGGACCTACGATATAGCCAGCGTCCGCGGGATCTCCATTCGCATCCACGTGTCGGCAGCAATCGCCTTCGCGCTCCTCGTGCTCGTCCTGGCGGCCGTCTACTTTCCGGCGATGCTGCCCCGCGAGCGCGTGCCGACGTATTGGTCCGTTGGGTTCATCTCAACGCTTTTTCTGTTCCTTTCGACGCTGGCCCATGAGCTGGGGCACTCGCTCGTGGCGCGATTGCGCGGCGTGCCCGTCGAGTCCATCACCTTCGTAATGTTCGGCGGCTCGTCGGACATTCGATCGGAGCGCGAACGCCCCCTCGATGAGCTGCTGATCGCGCTCTCGGGTCCGATCGTCAGCCTCGTCCTCGCGGGACTCGCCGCCGGCGCCCGCACGACGATACCGAACCCAAGCCAGCCCTTGCTGCTGTTTCTGGAGTCCGTGCTGCTTCTCAACATCTGGCTCGGCGTGTTCAACCTCGTGCCCACCCTTCCGCTGGATGGCGGGCGCGCGTTGCGCGGCTTCCTCTGGCAGCAACTGGGGGACTACCGGCGAGCGACACGCGGCGCGGGGATGGTGGGACAGATCATCGCGGGGGGCCTGCTCGCGACCGGCATCATCCTTTTCATCCTTTCGTTGGACACCGCGCGCAATCCGGTTCCCGCCATCCTCGGCTATGACACTCGCGGGGTAGCGTTCCTCGCCATCGTGGTGGCCTGGTTCCTGAACAGCAGTGCGCGCTCGGCCTATCGCCAGCTCGTGCTTCAGGGACGCTTCGCGGGCGTAAAGGTGTCCGACCTGATGTTGAGCCAGCCACCCACCGTGGCGCCGTGGACCCGACTGGACGAGATCATGTCCACCCACTTCGTCCCAAACGGCGAGCGCGCCGTCGCCGTCGTGCGCGATGGCGACGTACTGGCAGGGCTCGTCGCCTATTCGGACATCGCCCGCGTCTCCCGGACCGACTGGCCGACGCGGGCTGCCGGCGAGGTGATGACGCCGCTCTCACAGCTCGTCACGGTAGCGCCGAACGACAGCGTCGAGACCGCGATTCGGCACATGGCGGAGAAGCACCTGAACCAATTGCCCGTGGTGGTGGACGGGAAGCTGGTGGGGATCATCGCCCGAGTCCACGTCCTGCAATTCCTGGACCTGAAGGAGCGCCGCTGA
- a CDS encoding sigma-70 family RNA polymerase sigma factor: MDESGLHWDDIGALHDRALLDESDDSLHDGPARAVASETAAEGDFVAGEAPAAIYLRDISRVKLLTADQEVEYAKAIEQGRLAQAALQNPGRALDSDATLALVEQIHAGDSARRKLTEANLRLVVSVARKYMGRGLPLQDLIQEGNIGLSRAVEKFDYTKGYRFSTYAYWWIRQAVTRAIADQARTIRVPVHMIELIGDVYRQSRELQQEIGREPTPDEIAKAMDTTPERVRQIIRAARQPISLETPVGEEDESTLSDFIADRGASPPSEVAAQEMLRYHVECVFQQLTDRERIVLKMRFGLIDGRDRTLGEIGEELGVSRERVRQIEAEALQKLRQPELRMQLKEYLE; this comes from the coding sequence ATGGATGAGTCCGGTCTTCACTGGGACGACATCGGCGCGCTCCACGACCGCGCGCTCCTCGACGAATCCGATGATTCCCTCCACGACGGCCCCGCGCGAGCGGTCGCCAGTGAGACAGCGGCCGAAGGTGACTTCGTCGCCGGCGAGGCGCCGGCCGCGATCTACCTGCGGGATATCAGTCGCGTCAAGCTGCTGACGGCCGACCAGGAGGTTGAGTACGCGAAGGCGATTGAACAGGGGAGGCTGGCGCAAGCGGCACTCCAGAATCCCGGCCGCGCGCTCGACTCCGACGCGACTCTCGCGCTGGTCGAGCAGATTCACGCCGGGGACAGCGCCCGCAGAAAGCTGACGGAAGCGAACCTTCGGCTCGTGGTCAGCGTCGCTCGCAAGTACATGGGCCGCGGCCTGCCCCTCCAGGACTTGATTCAGGAGGGGAACATCGGGCTTTCACGGGCGGTCGAAAAGTTCGACTACACGAAAGGCTATCGGTTCAGCACGTACGCCTACTGGTGGATTCGCCAGGCCGTCACCCGCGCAATCGCCGATCAGGCGCGGACGATTCGCGTTCCGGTCCACATGATTGAGCTGATCGGTGACGTCTACCGCCAGTCACGCGAGCTGCAGCAGGAGATCGGGCGAGAGCCGACGCCCGACGAGATCGCGAAGGCGATGGATACCACGCCGGAACGCGTGCGCCAGATCATTCGCGCGGCGCGCCAGCCGATCTCTCTCGAAACGCCCGTGGGCGAAGAGGACGAGAGCACCCTCTCGGACTTCATCGCGGATCGCGGCGCGTCGCCACCGTCCGAAGTCGCGGCGCAAGAGATGCTGCGGTACCACGTCGAGTGTGTGTTCCAGCAGCTCACGGACCGCGAGCGCATCGTGCTCAAGATGCGATTCGGCCTGATCGACGGTCGAGACCGCACCCTGGGAGAGATCGGGGAAGAGCTCGGCGTGAGCCGAGAGCGGGTCCGCCAGATCGAAGCGGAGGCGCTGCAAAAGCTCCGTCAGCCGGAGCTGCGAATGCAGCTGAAAGAGTACCTGGAGTAG
- the ffh gene encoding signal recognition particle protein: MFDSLSEKLQAVFDQLGRKGKLGEKDVDEALRQVRLALLEADVNFRVVRDFVARVKERAIGAEVLQSLSPAQQVVKIVHEQLIELLGEPARLSHASAPPTVIMLVGLQGSGKTTTAAKLAVLLRKQGNQPLLVAADPYRPAAISQLQILGKQTEIPVFTQAGASPPDVCTAALREARSLGQNPVILDTAGRLHVDDELMDELAEIKRRTPPTEVLLVADAMTGQDAVKVAEEFQQRVGLTGLILTKLDGDTRGGAALSVRQVTGVPIKFVGVGERTDALEQFHPDRMASRILGMGDVLSLIERAQETFDQQRVQELQKKMRAATFDLEDFLEQMRQLKRMGPLSQIMEMIPGMSRLMKQAGDASLNESDLKQIEAIILSMTPDERHHPEIIGGSRRRRIARGSGMTPADVNQLLGQFRQAQQMMKAMAGGKLPKNIAGLFR; the protein is encoded by the coding sequence ATGTTTGACAGCCTGTCTGAGAAGCTCCAGGCCGTATTCGATCAGCTCGGACGGAAGGGCAAGCTCGGCGAGAAAGACGTCGACGAGGCGCTGAGGCAGGTCCGACTGGCGCTCCTCGAAGCCGACGTGAACTTTCGGGTCGTGCGGGACTTCGTGGCCCGCGTGAAGGAGCGCGCCATCGGCGCCGAGGTGCTCCAGAGCCTGTCCCCGGCTCAGCAGGTCGTCAAGATCGTGCACGAGCAGCTGATCGAGCTGCTGGGTGAGCCCGCGCGCCTCTCTCACGCTTCGGCGCCTCCGACCGTCATCATGCTCGTTGGCCTGCAGGGATCGGGAAAGACCACGACCGCTGCGAAGCTCGCGGTCCTGCTCCGCAAACAGGGGAACCAGCCGCTGCTCGTCGCAGCGGATCCCTATCGTCCCGCCGCCATCAGCCAGCTTCAGATTCTCGGCAAGCAGACCGAAATTCCCGTCTTCACACAGGCTGGCGCGTCCCCGCCCGACGTCTGCACGGCCGCGCTCCGCGAGGCGCGGAGTCTCGGCCAGAACCCGGTCATCCTCGATACGGCAGGGCGGCTGCACGTGGACGACGAGCTGATGGACGAGCTGGCGGAGATCAAGCGGCGCACTCCGCCCACCGAGGTACTCCTCGTCGCCGACGCGATGACCGGCCAGGACGCGGTCAAGGTTGCGGAGGAGTTTCAGCAACGGGTCGGACTTACCGGCCTGATCCTCACGAAGCTCGACGGGGACACGCGCGGCGGTGCCGCGCTCTCGGTCCGCCAGGTAACGGGCGTGCCGATCAAGTTCGTGGGCGTCGGCGAGCGGACGGATGCGCTCGAGCAATTCCACCCGGACCGCATGGCGTCGCGGATTCTCGGCATGGGCGACGTGCTTTCCCTCATCGAGCGGGCGCAGGAAACATTCGACCAGCAACGCGTCCAAGAGCTGCAAAAGAAGATGCGGGCGGCCACCTTCGACCTCGAAGATTTCCTGGAGCAAATGCGCCAGCTGAAGCGAATGGGACCGCTCAGCCAAATCATGGAGATGATTCCCGGCATGTCTCGCCTCATGAAGCAGGCCGGGGACGCCTCGTTGAACGAGTCCGACTTGAAGCAGATCGAGGCGATCATCCTCTCGATGACGCCGGACGAACGGCATCATCCAGAGATCATCGGCGGCAGCCGGCGCCGCCGCATCGCTCGCGGGAGCGGAATGACGCCCGCGGACGTGAACCAGCTCCTTGGACAGTTCCGCCAGGCGCAGCAGATGATGAAGGCGATGGCCGGGGGGAAGCTCCCGAAGAACATCGCCGGACTCTTTCGATAG
- the ftsY gene encoding signal recognition particle-docking protein FtsY, protein MFRRIFRREEKDPKLEAGVRKTRSSFFGRIAVLLRRTEVTEDVWDELEELLIGADVGAATTDVLLQEMRGRFRRGEFRTGDQLNEALQERLVELLRTDTASLPLLSEGLTVVLMIGVNGVGKTTTIAKLGHYWRGEGRRVMLAAGDTFRAAGIEQLEVWADRIQIPCVGAQPGADPAAVVYDGIAAATARGFDTLIVDTAGRLHTKTNLMEELKKVRRVVDRHNVPARSLLVLDATTGQNAVLQARAFAQAAGLDGIVVTKLDGTAKGGVLFSIVRELGAPVRFIGTGERVDDLSPFDPEAFVASLFAVDAVDVDQ, encoded by the coding sequence GTGTTTCGCAGAATTTTTCGCAGGGAAGAGAAGGATCCGAAGCTCGAGGCGGGCGTCCGAAAGACGCGGTCCAGCTTTTTCGGGCGCATCGCCGTCCTCCTTCGGCGCACCGAGGTCACGGAGGACGTTTGGGATGAGCTGGAGGAGCTGCTCATCGGAGCTGATGTCGGTGCGGCCACGACCGACGTTCTCCTCCAGGAGATGCGGGGCCGATTCCGACGGGGCGAGTTCCGCACGGGGGACCAGCTCAACGAAGCGCTCCAGGAGCGGCTCGTCGAGCTGCTCCGAACGGACACCGCCAGCCTGCCCCTCCTGAGCGAGGGGCTCACCGTCGTCCTGATGATCGGTGTGAATGGCGTCGGCAAGACGACGACGATCGCGAAGCTCGGGCACTACTGGCGCGGCGAGGGTCGCCGCGTCATGCTCGCGGCAGGCGACACCTTTCGCGCTGCCGGGATCGAGCAGCTCGAGGTGTGGGCCGACCGGATTCAGATTCCATGTGTCGGGGCGCAGCCCGGCGCTGACCCGGCCGCCGTGGTGTACGACGGCATCGCCGCGGCCACGGCCCGGGGTTTCGACACCTTGATTGTGGATACGGCGGGTCGACTCCATACGAAGACGAATCTCATGGAGGAGCTGAAGAAGGTGCGTCGCGTGGTGGATCGTCACAACGTGCCTGCGCGCTCGCTCCTGGTCCTCGACGCGACCACAGGCCAGAATGCCGTATTGCAGGCGCGAGCATTCGCCCAGGCGGCCGGGCTGGACGGAATCGTGGTCACGAAGCTGGACGGGACCGCCAAAGGGGGCGTGTTGTTCTCAATCGTTCGCGAGCTGGGCGCGCCCGTTCGCTTCATCGGAACGGGCGAGCGCGTCGACGATCTGAGCCCCTTTGACCCAGAGGCGTTCGTCGCATCGCTCTTCGCGGTCGACGCGGTGGATGTGGACCAGTGA